The Neochlamydia sp. S13 genome has a segment encoding these proteins:
- a CDS encoding VUT family protein — translation MFSIQFAYLAMIAIVTSCNFLVQFPINDWLTWGSFTYPLSFLVTEVNNCLHGPRVAKRVVYVGFMLAFLLSIWLSTPKIACASGLAFLISQLLDISIFASMRKRTWWFAPLFASIGASFVDTCIFWSLAFWGEPVPLMNWALSDLSIKILFDFVLLIPFRLAIQKATNPLRESLQA, via the coding sequence ATGTTCAGTATTCAATTCGCTTACCTTGCCATGATTGCTATCGTTACCAGCTGCAATTTTTTGGTTCAATTTCCTATTAATGATTGGCTTACATGGGGATCTTTTACTTATCCACTATCATTTTTGGTCACTGAAGTTAATAATTGCTTGCATGGCCCTAGAGTTGCTAAACGCGTCGTCTATGTAGGCTTTATGCTGGCATTTTTATTATCTATTTGGTTGTCTACACCTAAGATAGCTTGTGCTTCAGGGCTAGCTTTTTTGATCTCTCAGCTATTAGATATCAGCATTTTTGCTTCTATGCGAAAAAGGACATGGTGGTTTGCCCCTTTATTTGCTTCAATAGGAGCATCTTTTGTAGATACTTGCATCTTTTGGAGTCTAGCGTTTTGGGGAGAGCCTGTTCCGCTGATGAATTGGGCTCTTAGTGACTTAAGTATTAAAATACTTTTTGATTTTGTATTATTAATTCCTTTTCGCCTAGCTATCCAGAAAGCCACTAATCCCCTCCGAGAGTCTCTTCAAGCTTAA
- the ltrA gene encoding group II intron reverse transcriptase/maturase has translation MNTAKSYCISKSIVWEAYKRVKANKGAAGVDEESIEEFEKNLKDNLYKLWNRLSSGSYFPPPVKIVAIPKSDGKLRKLGIPTVSDRIAQMVVKLYLEPEIDPHFHPDSYGYRPGKSALEAVGVARQRCWRNDYVIDLDIKGFFDNLDHELVMRAVRKHTESQWILLYIERWLKAPEQDADGKLIKRDRGTPQGGVISPLLANLFLHYALDEWMRKCYPGNPFERYADDIVVHCQTEAQANEIKKAIAERLAQCKLELHPAKTKIVYCKDDERRKRYLNEKFDFLGYTFRARRSKNRYGKLFINFSPAVSNKAKKAITSTMRSWKMHLRSDKKIVDLSRMFNPMIRGWINYYGKYYKSELYQIFNVANRTLARWAERKYKKLRGHSRRAMHWLGGIAKREPQLFAHWKMGAIPATRQ, from the coding sequence ATGAATACAGCAAAGTCGTATTGTATTTCTAAATCCATTGTATGGGAAGCATACAAGAGAGTAAAAGCTAACAAAGGAGCAGCAGGTGTTGACGAAGAGTCTATAGAAGAATTTGAAAAGAATCTTAAAGACAATCTGTATAAACTTTGGAATCGCCTATCGTCGGGGAGCTACTTTCCGCCTCCCGTAAAGATAGTTGCCATACCAAAAAGTGATGGAAAGCTGAGAAAGCTGGGAATACCCACAGTATCAGACAGAATCGCACAGATGGTCGTTAAGCTGTATCTAGAGCCAGAGATTGACCCACATTTTCATCCTGATTCTTATGGGTACAGACCTGGAAAATCAGCGTTAGAAGCCGTAGGAGTCGCTAGACAGAGATGTTGGCGCAACGACTATGTTATTGACCTTGATATCAAAGGATTTTTCGATAATTTAGACCACGAGCTCGTGATGAGAGCCGTAAGGAAACACACCGAAAGCCAATGGATTCTTCTGTATATAGAACGCTGGCTAAAAGCGCCAGAGCAAGATGCAGACGGGAAACTTATAAAAAGAGATAGAGGGACTCCACAAGGGGGTGTAATCAGCCCTTTACTAGCCAATCTATTTCTTCATTATGCCTTAGACGAATGGATGAGGAAATGCTATCCAGGTAATCCATTCGAGCGTTATGCTGATGATATAGTGGTTCACTGTCAAACGGAAGCGCAAGCCAACGAAATAAAGAAAGCTATTGCAGAACGCTTAGCTCAATGCAAACTGGAGTTGCATCCTGCAAAGACAAAAATCGTCTATTGCAAAGATGATGAACGAAGAAAAAGATACCTAAACGAGAAATTTGATTTTTTGGGATATACTTTTAGAGCCAGAAGATCAAAGAATCGGTATGGAAAGCTCTTCATCAACTTTAGTCCCGCAGTAAGCAATAAAGCAAAGAAAGCAATAACGAGTACGATGAGAAGTTGGAAAATGCATCTGCGCAGTGACAAGAAGATTGTAGATTTATCAAGAATGTTTAACCCCATGATAAGAGGTTGGATCAACTACTATGGTAAATATTACAAATCAGAACTCTATCAAATTTTCAATGTTGCAAACCGTACATTAGCAAGGTGGGCGGAAAGGAAATACAAGAAGTTAAGAGGCCACAGCAGAAGGGCAATGCATTGGTTGGGAGGGATCGCAAAACGAGAACCTCAGCTATTTGCTCACTGGAAAATGGGCGCCATACCTGCGACTAGACAATAG
- a CDS encoding branched-chain amino acid transport system II carrier protein — MSLKKSSSVMAAGLALFSMFFGAGDLIWPLILGGNAGDKNFFAMLGLLVTGVSLPLLGLIAMMMFRGDYRQFFGQTGKWPGLILVFIIQAILGPIGSIPRLITLSFATLKPYMPGNVTLFTFSILSSLLVLGFTLRKNKVINFLGLVLTPLLLLCLGCILVVGFINPPEAHLVSWAPVEAFNQGLHVGYNTLDLIAAFIFAPLVLSHFMTDHEEASSGEKRHEIFNKMLKASLLAAGLLSAMYIGLTSVASFYTHVLPANHLPEERLSAIAMHLLGPQGAFVACLAVAMACLTTAIPLVSICADYIQNDLLPVDKGPLLPLGITLGISLGIANLGFSGIASMLAPLLNILCPSLIVLSISNIINKLYEIRTRKAPIFITFALSTMNYFI, encoded by the coding sequence ATGTCTCTTAAAAAGTCATCCAGTGTAATGGCAGCAGGGTTAGCATTATTTTCCATGTTTTTCGGTGCCGGGGATCTCATTTGGCCCTTAATCTTAGGAGGAAACGCTGGCGATAAAAACTTTTTTGCTATGCTGGGCTTGCTAGTAACAGGTGTAAGCCTACCTTTACTAGGCTTGATAGCCATGATGATGTTTCGAGGTGACTATCGACAATTTTTTGGCCAAACAGGTAAATGGCCAGGTCTTATCCTAGTATTTATCATACAGGCAATTTTGGGCCCCATTGGCTCTATTCCGCGCTTAATTACACTTTCCTTTGCTACTTTAAAGCCTTATATGCCCGGAAATGTGACTCTTTTTACCTTTAGCATTTTATCCTCTCTACTCGTTTTGGGCTTTACTCTAAGAAAAAATAAAGTGATTAATTTTTTGGGATTAGTTTTGACTCCTCTTCTATTACTTTGTCTAGGATGTATTCTTGTTGTAGGTTTTATTAATCCACCTGAAGCCCATCTGGTTTCCTGGGCACCCGTAGAAGCATTTAATCAGGGTTTACATGTGGGTTATAATACTTTAGATTTAATTGCAGCTTTCATTTTTGCTCCTTTAGTTTTAAGCCATTTTATGACTGACCATGAAGAGGCTAGCAGCGGGGAGAAACGACATGAGATTTTTAATAAAATGCTTAAAGCAAGCCTTTTAGCTGCAGGCCTACTCTCTGCAATGTATATTGGCCTGACCTCGGTGGCTTCCTTTTATACTCATGTATTGCCTGCCAACCATTTACCTGAGGAGCGCTTGTCAGCTATTGCGATGCATTTATTAGGCCCTCAAGGCGCTTTTGTGGCATGTTTAGCGGTAGCCATGGCTTGCTTGACCACGGCAATTCCGCTGGTAAGTATCTGTGCCGATTACATCCAGAATGACCTTTTGCCTGTCGACAAAGGTCCTTTATTACCTTTGGGCATTACATTAGGTATCTCATTAGGAATTGCTAATTTAGGCTTTAGTGGAATTGCAAGCATGCTTGCCCCTTTGCTTAATATCTTATGTCCTAGCCTAATCGTGTTAAGCATTTCAAATATCATCAATAAGTTATACGAGATTAGAACACGAAAAGCACCTATTTTCATTACTTTTGCTTTGTCTACTATGAATTATTTTATTTAA
- a CDS encoding CNNM domain-containing protein, translating into MNLSAGWWLFFNIFSIFVLAFFSMAEMACVSFNKIRLQYYYSKGHTRAIWLNDLLHNPSRLFGTTLIIVNLAMVIGSECARVFHQSIGLDPDLAPLSQVILVVIFGELAPILAARRYPEHIAMMGVPIVYFTAKLMAPILWVISGLSKLANYLIGGRESNANFYLSQKELQKLLEEQDDIKLHSSENKEFETITANIFKMNNKEARQLMIPIGQIPTIGATATILDAKRLMAKTKERFLTVHLGEMHHIIGIAFPRLLIRAADNKRLRDYCLPPWFITQNTNIMQILKQFKSNNQSVAVVLDVNGQASGILSLDCIMQAIFGSHPHPIHKQDTLPNQLIIDRTLPGDMTIEEFYKQFDVKLADEKKLKLSELVLSKLGHMPEEGESIYIEPFVITVNEATLLEIKSVMITTLQI; encoded by the coding sequence ATGAATCTTTCGGCAGGCTGGTGGCTATTTTTTAATATTTTTTCTATTTTCGTTTTAGCTTTTTTCTCTATGGCAGAAATGGCTTGTGTCTCTTTTAATAAGATAAGACTGCAATATTACTATAGCAAAGGTCATACACGAGCAATTTGGCTTAACGATCTTCTTCATAACCCCTCGCGATTATTTGGGACCACCTTAATTATCGTTAATTTAGCCATGGTGATTGGATCGGAATGTGCTCGAGTTTTTCATCAAAGTATAGGCCTTGATCCTGATCTTGCCCCTTTATCGCAGGTTATCCTAGTCGTAATTTTTGGCGAGTTAGCTCCTATCTTGGCAGCTAGGCGCTATCCTGAGCATATTGCCATGATGGGAGTACCGATTGTTTATTTTACTGCCAAATTGATGGCTCCCATTTTATGGGTGATTAGCGGACTTTCAAAATTAGCCAATTATTTAATTGGAGGACGAGAATCTAATGCCAACTTCTATCTTAGTCAAAAAGAGCTTCAGAAGCTTTTAGAAGAGCAAGATGACATTAAACTCCACAGCTCGGAAAACAAGGAATTTGAAACGATTACTGCCAATATCTTTAAGATGAATAATAAGGAAGCACGCCAGCTCATGATCCCTATTGGCCAAATTCCTACCATAGGTGCTACTGCTACGATCTTAGATGCTAAACGTTTAATGGCTAAAACAAAAGAGCGTTTCTTAACCGTTCACCTTGGGGAAATGCATCATATTATAGGAATAGCTTTCCCTCGGCTATTGATTCGCGCTGCCGATAATAAACGGCTACGTGACTATTGCCTTCCTCCTTGGTTTATCACCCAAAATACTAACATCATGCAGATCCTCAAACAATTTAAAAGCAATAATCAGAGTGTAGCCGTTGTCTTAGATGTCAATGGACAAGCCTCCGGCATCCTTAGCCTAGACTGCATTATGCAAGCCATCTTTGGATCTCACCCTCACCCTATCCACAAGCAAGACACTTTACCTAATCAATTAATCATCGATAGAACCCTACCTGGTGATATGACGATTGAAGAGTTTTATAAACAATTTGATGTAAAACTAGCTGATGAGAAAAAATTAAAGCTATCAGAACTAGTCCTTTCTAAGCTAGGGCACATGCCTGAGGAGGGAGAATCGATTTATATCGAGCCCTTCGTTATTACAGTCAACGAAGCGACCCTACTAGAAATCAAAAGCGTGATGATTACCACTCTTCAAATTTGA
- a CDS encoding superoxide dismutase [Ni] yields the protein MKKTILVQGIIALLCHTGSLMAHCQMPCGIYHDELVFNQIDQYIETMYKGITELNNSKFSTPFERNNFIRWVKLKDSASDEIANLITAYFLQQKIKPAEADTPKRLISAHKMLFELTAIKQNVNIKMIETFADEWENFKQMFHVINYECQIDLIKRRKRERDFQLKDQQKLNDKLPSAENPTSNEHHEHSSDDHEHTH from the coding sequence ATGAAAAAAACTATTCTGGTACAGGGGATAATAGCCTTACTCTGCCATACAGGATCTTTAATGGCCCACTGTCAAATGCCTTGTGGAATTTATCATGATGAGCTGGTGTTCAATCAGATCGATCAATATATCGAAACTATGTATAAAGGGATCACCGAGCTTAATAATAGTAAGTTTTCTACTCCCTTTGAACGCAATAACTTCATCCGATGGGTAAAACTTAAAGATTCAGCTTCGGATGAAATTGCCAATCTTATTACGGCATACTTTCTTCAGCAAAAGATAAAGCCGGCCGAGGCTGACACTCCTAAACGTTTAATAAGTGCTCATAAAATGTTATTTGAGCTTACCGCTATTAAGCAGAACGTAAATATAAAGATGATAGAAACCTTTGCTGACGAGTGGGAAAATTTTAAACAGATGTTTCACGTGATTAATTATGAATGCCAGATTGATCTCATTAAGCGCAGAAAACGAGAGAGAGATTTCCAACTTAAAGATCAGCAGAAGCTGAATGACAAGCTTCCCTCTGCGGAAAATCCTACTTCCAATGAGCACCATGAGCATTCTTCAGATGATCATGAGCATACTCATTAA
- a CDS encoding sel1 repeat family protein, with the protein MFINDSNISSNYNPPLVKGHEVKNSKISFELSRLLEKIEWCRNKRFVELADENAKKNLDYILAAVVDENNQTTFYDGCQFTRFLQEVDGIYSPSTQAKIKNIYYYYLNSHKQELQPLFTKKDLESPLYWNYLFANDPLLEESVRAECLFQLGNCYYQGNSVEVNMKYALEYYRRAINLANHAKAVLMLAYCYENGEGIEKNGESARYWYSQAAFHSSDPVVKQLASQKLAFIEKEV; encoded by the coding sequence ATGTTTATAAATGATTCAAATATAAGTAGTAATTATAATCCTCCCTTAGTTAAGGGGCACGAAGTAAAAAACTCAAAGATTAGTTTTGAACTTTCTAGACTCCTTGAAAAAATTGAGTGGTGCAGAAATAAACGTTTTGTAGAACTTGCGGACGAAAATGCTAAAAAAAATTTAGATTACATTTTAGCAGCAGTGGTAGATGAAAACAATCAGACTACATTTTATGATGGGTGCCAATTTACCCGCTTCCTTCAAGAAGTTGATGGAATATATAGTCCGTCCACACAAGCAAAAATTAAGAATATTTATTATTATTACCTCAATTCCCATAAACAAGAGCTTCAGCCTTTGTTTACCAAAAAAGATTTAGAATCTCCTCTTTATTGGAATTACTTATTTGCTAATGATCCTCTTTTAGAAGAAAGTGTTAGGGCAGAATGTTTATTTCAGCTAGGAAATTGTTATTACCAGGGAAACAGTGTAGAAGTAAATATGAAATACGCTTTAGAATATTACAGACGAGCTATAAATCTAGCGAACCATGCAAAAGCGGTATTGATGTTGGCTTACTGCTATGAAAATGGAGAAGGAATAGAAAAAAATGGAGAATCAGCTCGCTATTGGTATAGTCAGGCAGCATTTCATTCTTCGGATCCAGTTGTAAAGCAATTGGCAAGCCAAAAGCTTGCTTTCATTGAAAAAGAAGTGTAA
- a CDS encoding hemolysin family protein, which translates to MISSLILIVVILLLTLASGWCSASEAALFSLSSTRIKSFKNSEDSRERLISRLLAQPRELLITVFLLNTIVNILLQNVISHAFTNAGGWLMAVGLPFVLLLVFGEIVPKYLGIQNNVKLSKHTAPALASLQRLLYPIKTFIIYILSPISRVFFFFLKKDAVISREELHHVLKKSEEAGILNHEERELIGGYLNLQDTNVREIMRPRQEILFYNKEDPLTKLIHLFVDKQCTRLPVCENGIENVLGIIDAKQYFLHRQAIHTSQDLKNFLWRPYYIPETTPSRTLLRRFEESGQEIALVVDEYGSISGLVTYEDIVEVVVGKIKDLRDQKVIFTQAGKDEIIASGKMELDEFNNYFETDLKSESMVTLGGWLTEQLGDIPKSGTKFENHTFLFQVLSADPNRIRRIYVRRLKSR; encoded by the coding sequence ATGATAAGTAGTTTAATTTTAATTGTAGTTATCTTATTGCTCACACTTGCTTCTGGTTGGTGCTCTGCTTCAGAAGCAGCGCTTTTTTCTCTTTCTTCTACAAGAATTAAAAGCTTTAAAAACAGTGAAGATTCACGCGAACGCTTGATCTCTAGGCTGCTTGCACAGCCGCGTGAGTTGCTAATTACCGTTTTTCTTCTTAATACGATCGTCAATATTCTCCTGCAAAACGTTATCTCACATGCTTTTACAAACGCTGGTGGGTGGCTAATGGCCGTAGGCTTACCTTTTGTACTTTTATTAGTTTTTGGCGAGATTGTACCTAAGTACCTGGGGATACAAAACAATGTTAAACTTTCTAAGCATACCGCACCTGCTTTAGCTTCTCTACAACGCCTGCTATACCCGATCAAAACGTTTATCATCTACATTCTCTCCCCCATTTCGCGTGTATTTTTTTTCTTTCTAAAAAAAGATGCCGTTATATCGCGCGAAGAACTTCATCACGTGCTAAAAAAATCTGAGGAAGCGGGAATTCTTAACCATGAAGAACGAGAATTAATTGGAGGATATTTAAATCTGCAGGATACAAATGTAAGAGAAATCATGCGTCCGCGCCAAGAAATCCTATTTTATAATAAAGAAGATCCTTTAACAAAATTAATTCATCTTTTCGTGGATAAGCAATGCACTCGTCTCCCCGTCTGTGAAAACGGCATTGAAAATGTTTTGGGGATCATTGATGCCAAGCAGTATTTTCTCCATCGGCAAGCCATCCACACCTCCCAAGATTTAAAAAATTTCTTATGGCGCCCCTATTATATTCCAGAGACCACCCCTTCGCGTACTTTATTAAGGCGATTCGAGGAAAGTGGCCAAGAAATAGCTCTGGTGGTAGATGAATATGGCTCTATTTCTGGCTTAGTTACCTATGAAGATATCGTCGAAGTTGTCGTAGGGAAAATTAAAGATTTACGCGATCAAAAAGTTATCTTTACCCAAGCAGGAAAAGACGAGATTATTGCGAGTGGGAAAATGGAATTAGATGAATTCAATAACTATTTTGAAACGGATTTAAAAAGTGAAAGTATGGTTACCTTAGGGGGATGGCTAACAGAACAGCTGGGAGATATCCCTAAAAGTGGCACTAAATTTGAGAACCACACCTTTCTCTTTCAAGTTTTATCGGCTGATCCAAACAGGATAAGAAGAATATACGTTCGAAGGCTTAAAAGCAGGTAG
- a CDS encoding NUDIX hydrolase, whose product MRKNAAIGVIFNSNKSQVLLVKRQDIPLWVLPGGGVEENENSCQAVIREVLEETGLTVKVLRKVAEYTPINKLSRFTEIYECSPLKGELQKGAETREIDFFPLQQLPSHFFFLHKEWLQDALRNEPHVIYRSLNHVTYINLIKYFFKHPTWVLRFLMTLMKNKE is encoded by the coding sequence ATGAGAAAAAATGCTGCTATAGGTGTGATTTTTAATTCCAATAAATCTCAAGTTTTGCTAGTCAAACGTCAAGATATTCCTCTTTGGGTCCTACCTGGTGGGGGCGTTGAAGAGAATGAAAACTCTTGTCAAGCTGTTATTAGAGAAGTGCTAGAAGAAACGGGTCTCACCGTAAAAGTCCTAAGAAAAGTAGCCGAATATACTCCTATCAATAAACTCTCGCGCTTTACTGAAATATATGAATGTTCCCCTTTAAAGGGAGAACTACAAAAAGGCGCTGAAACAAGAGAGATTGATTTTTTCCCCCTTCAACAACTCCCTAGCCACTTTTTTTTCCTACATAAGGAATGGCTTCAAGATGCACTTAGAAACGAGCCTCACGTTATTTATCGATCATTAAATCATGTAACCTATATAAATCTAATAAAATATTTTTTTAAGCATCCCACATGGGTTTTACGCTTTTTAATGACTTTGATGAAAAACAAGGAATAA
- a CDS encoding DUF1670 domain-containing protein, which translates to MKKNIDANHATFCPQAFKCFEGALEAFFSHECPQLGGTRTRQVLVKSIADMVRQFYPQTSHMQPGQVTWPTVHRNEFSSYGKSIQNTRLTTVILDLVSSQDAMERAKGKKLRVIKKEAVARMCKQAFDQEGCLTHAELAILLKISPHSVGKYIKEWELENREVLPRRGSIHDIGPTLTHKTMIIEKLFIEQKTVQQVSRETKHSLPAIQRYISTFKQILLCKQKGMSTEEAAFSVGRTLRLVHEYEKIIEQYKEKNYVIAALLKSEIGIETRTQITINEGVDKKY; encoded by the coding sequence ATGAAGAAGAACATCGATGCAAACCATGCTACATTTTGCCCTCAAGCATTTAAATGCTTTGAAGGTGCTTTGGAAGCATTTTTTTCGCATGAGTGCCCGCAGCTAGGAGGAACAAGGACAAGGCAAGTACTGGTTAAATCAATAGCGGATATGGTGCGTCAATTTTATCCGCAGACCTCTCATATGCAGCCGGGACAAGTTACATGGCCGACAGTCCACCGCAACGAGTTTTCATCTTATGGAAAATCTATTCAAAATACACGTTTAACAACGGTAATTTTAGATTTGGTAAGCTCGCAAGATGCTATGGAAAGAGCTAAGGGGAAAAAATTAAGGGTTATAAAAAAAGAAGCTGTGGCACGGATGTGTAAGCAAGCTTTTGATCAAGAAGGTTGCTTAACCCACGCGGAATTAGCTATTTTGTTAAAGATATCACCCCACAGTGTGGGCAAATATATTAAGGAGTGGGAATTAGAAAACCGTGAGGTTCTTCCAAGAAGAGGATCTATCCATGATATAGGCCCTACTTTAACTCACAAAACAATGATTATTGAAAAGCTCTTTATCGAGCAAAAAACTGTTCAGCAAGTGAGCAGAGAAACAAAACACTCTTTACCAGCGATACAAAGGTATATATCCACTTTCAAGCAAATATTGCTATGCAAACAAAAAGGTATGTCTACAGAAGAAGCAGCTTTTTCGGTGGGTAGGACATTACGCTTAGTCCATGAATATGAAAAGATTATTGAACAATATAAGGAGAAAAATTATGTTATAGCCGCGTTATTGAAAAGTGAAATTGGAATTGAAACAAGAACCCAGATAACAATAAATGAAGGTGTTGATAAAAAATATTAA
- a CDS encoding HigA family addiction module antitoxin: MLPKNRSPIHPGEVLLEEFLKPLKLSQAQFASYLGGTWTQPKISEIINKKRGVTEAIALDFADALGTSPEFWLNLQNGYDLWFARQNHQPIPRIPALKS; this comes from the coding sequence GTGCTTCCAAAAAATAGATCACCCATACATCCTGGAGAGGTGTTGTTAGAAGAATTTCTTAAACCTCTTAAGCTTTCGCAAGCGCAATTTGCTAGTTACCTGGGAGGGACTTGGACTCAACCTAAAATTAGTGAAATCATCAACAAAAAACGAGGCGTAACGGAGGCAATAGCTCTAGATTTTGCGGATGCCTTAGGGACTTCGCCTGAATTTTGGCTTAATCTTCAAAATGGATATGACCTTTGGTTTGCAAGGCAAAACCATCAGCCGATTCCTCGAATACCTGCGCTAAAGTCGTAG
- a CDS encoding XRE family transcriptional regulator — protein MKKVIKYEESSGNVFADLGIENPEEALAKAELARQIAKLIKKKKLKQKQAAEIRTLVINWHLT, from the coding sequence ATGAAAAAAGTGATTAAGTACGAAGAAAGTTCAGGGAATGTATTTGCTGATCTAGGCATTGAAAATCCTGAGGAAGCTTTAGCTAAAGCTGAGCTTGCTCGTCAGATTGCTAAACTTATTAAAAAGAAAAAACTCAAACAAAAGCAAGCTGCCGAAATAAGGACACTTGTCATTAACTGGCATTTAACCTAA
- a CDS encoding cation:proton antiporter, producing MSEELKIIWILAIGFGLACLLGYSAHRMKLSPILGYVIAGYLIGPNFPGFVADPRLSEQLANIGVTLLMFAVGLNFKWNDLAAVKKIVLPGALILSLLSIGAGIFLSVYLGQTMQAGFVIGLAICVSSTVVIVRGLVDQNLLQTPQGHTVLGWTIVEDIISVLGLILLPTLVQSNLGGENSGVEFMYSLGTLILKIIALGVIIYYVGEKLVKEVLTVVARTRSHELFTLAILSCVFFIAIGSAYLFGVSLALGAFIAGTVVGKTEVSHQAAANALPMRDAFAVIFFLSVGMLFNPAVVKNNLPLFFGLLFIILALRPMMAFLIIKLAKYPQSIAISVAVAISQIGEYSFILAEEGNQLKILSDNAYDILVACAFISIMLNPLLFQLFRPLASKKTKKLFPENKEADQSLEALYKNVDLQQSFLPRALVIGYGPVGRAVTHYLKESNFHPLVIDRNIDTVAAMKEKGIEAIFGDATQFQIMEKADLTNLQLMVVTTPDLHITQSIIQVAYHINPYIKIIARSHYKVDHQFLKFAEVPMVWDEEAAAEKMVSLLRTQLA from the coding sequence ATGTCAGAAGAGTTAAAGATTATCTGGATTTTAGCTATAGGGTTTGGGCTAGCGTGCCTTTTGGGATATTCTGCTCATCGCATGAAATTATCGCCTATCCTAGGGTATGTAATTGCTGGATATTTGATTGGACCTAATTTTCCCGGTTTTGTTGCCGATCCTCGTTTATCAGAACAATTAGCTAACATCGGGGTAACTCTGCTGATGTTCGCCGTAGGCCTTAATTTTAAGTGGAATGATTTGGCAGCTGTAAAAAAGATTGTATTGCCTGGCGCCCTCATTCTTTCCCTTCTCTCTATTGGAGCTGGCATATTTTTAAGCGTTTATCTGGGTCAAACCATGCAAGCTGGATTTGTGATTGGCTTGGCCATTTGTGTCTCTAGTACAGTAGTTATTGTACGGGGCTTAGTAGACCAAAATTTACTTCAGACTCCTCAAGGTCACACAGTATTAGGATGGACGATCGTAGAAGATATCATTTCCGTCTTAGGACTTATTTTATTGCCTACGTTGGTGCAATCTAATTTAGGTGGCGAAAATTCTGGTGTAGAATTTATGTACTCACTAGGAACTTTAATTTTAAAAATCATCGCCTTAGGGGTCATCATTTATTATGTGGGAGAAAAGCTGGTCAAAGAAGTTTTAACTGTCGTCGCTCGGACCCGCTCGCATGAATTGTTTACTTTAGCAATTTTGTCTTGTGTCTTTTTTATTGCTATTGGTAGTGCTTATCTATTTGGAGTGTCTTTAGCATTGGGCGCTTTTATTGCCGGAACTGTCGTAGGAAAAACAGAAGTGAGCCATCAAGCTGCTGCTAATGCCTTACCTATGCGCGATGCTTTTGCGGTTATTTTCTTTCTATCCGTAGGAATGCTTTTTAATCCTGCAGTAGTTAAAAATAATTTGCCTCTTTTTTTCGGCTTGCTTTTTATCATTCTGGCTTTAAGACCGATGATGGCATTTTTAATCATTAAGTTAGCCAAGTATCCGCAAAGTATAGCGATTTCAGTAGCAGTGGCCATCAGCCAAATAGGTGAATATTCCTTTATCTTAGCCGAAGAAGGAAACCAGCTGAAGATATTGTCAGACAACGCCTATGATATTTTAGTAGCCTGCGCCTTTATTAGTATTATGTTAAATCCTCTTTTATTTCAGCTATTTAGACCTTTAGCTTCCAAAAAAACAAAAAAACTTTTTCCTGAAAATAAGGAGGCGGATCAATCCTTAGAAGCCTTATATAAAAATGTGGATCTTCAACAATCTTTTCTGCCCCGAGCTTTAGTCATCGGTTATGGTCCTGTCGGCCGGGCAGTCACCCATTATCTTAAGGAAAGCAACTTCCATCCTCTCGTGATAGATAGGAATATCGATACTGTAGCTGCCATGAAAGAAAAGGGGATTGAAGCCATATTTGGCGATGCCACCCAGTTTCAGATCATGGAAAAAGCTGATCTTACTAACCTTCAGCTAATGGTAGTCACTACGCCCGATTTGCATATAACTCAATCGATTATTCAAGTGGCCTATCATATTAACCCCTATATTAAAATTATTGCACGCTCCCATTATAAAGTAGATCATCAATTTCTTAAATTTGCAGAAGTACCCATGGTGTGGGATGAGGAAGCTGCTGCCGAAAAGATGGTTTCTCTTCTTCGCACTCAATTAGCTTAA
- a CDS encoding type II toxin-antitoxin system RelE/ParE family toxin, giving the protein MGVLKGSFKGKYSIRINDQYPVVFTWGIRGPEQVEIIDDH; this is encoded by the coding sequence CTGGGGGTTTTAAAAGGAAGCTTTAAAGGTAAGTACAGCATTCGTATTAATGATCAATATCCGGTTGTATTCACTTGGGGTATCCGAGGGCCAGAGCAAGTTGAAATTATAGATGATCATTAG